The window CAaagcatgaacaaaaaaatcacacatctACAATAATATATGGTGTCAACCATATATGTGTGTAAGACTTAATTAAAGTAATCATCTTCAAATACAAAGTTAGTTATGCAAAAACGTGTTGCTAAGTGTCTTATTGATCTCCTTATATGCAACTGATGTATGTGACGAAATGTTCCCTCATCTACACACAGGCAGCATTTGACATACTGTACGTGTACATGATTCTCTGTGTCACAAAATTCAGAGAATGGAAACCTCAATATTATTTGTTTCTCTAAATTCACATTGATAATCCAGACACCTCTGACTTTGTCCAGCTTTAAGTAAGATTGTGCTCTATTAAAGTGCTACCTGATATCTTCAAATGGTTTCTGAAACTCCATTTTctgattcaataaaataaagaaaacgtTTTTCAACTGATTGTCAGAGTTTTTGAAGACCACTTGGAGGCTTCTCTGGAGTGgactcatttttctttttaaaaagatttttaagCTTCAGGGATTTCCTGCTCTTTTCTCTATCCTTGTTCTTCTGCTCTCTAGCCTCAGGAGGGGACGTGAGGGAGGGAATGGCAACCCTTGGTGGTGGCAGAGGGGGCTCCACCTCTGCTGGCGGCCTGCTCTGAGGTAGGTTAGGTGTTGAGGAGTTGCAGGCCTTCTCAAGGATTCCATCGTACACAAGCTGACTCAGTGGGCCAACGGGGAAAAGGTCGGATGATGTCCACGGCACCTGGGAGGTTACCATAAGGTCTGGCTGTCCAAATCGACCTGGGGATGAATTTGATTCCGAGGCTCCAAACTCCTCCTTCAGTGCTGCTTGTTTAGGCATTTCTGCTGGAACATCGACCGTATCCCAGATTTTTCCTGTGGGATTGTCCATGGAACTGTCATCTCTTGGCATTCTGGGTATTCTCCTCCTGAGCGAACCAGCGGATGACTCAAGTTCATCTCTCAGCATCCTCCTGTTTGCTGATGGCTCTAAACCAAATTCTTGCCTCTCTGTTGAAGGTGAGGTATCCATAAGTGCATCAAATGTATCTCTGGGTAGCATCTTTAAGGAAGCAGTATCTGTACTATGCTCCATCTCATCTCTAGAGATCCTTCGTGGTGCTCTAGTGGTCTCAACCATTTTGTCCATTGCTAGTGCCCTCACTGAGGAATCAAGCTGGCATTCTCCTTTATTCCGTGTTAGTTTTCTAGAACCTGTGTCTAGGGAAATACCCATGGAATCTCTTGTTATTCTTCTGGACACTGAGTCAGACCGATGCTCAGCATCGTCTCGTCCTATCTTCCTTGAGGTACTGTCAAATGAAGCTTCCATCATATCTCTAGATATCTTCCTTGGTGCCTGTTGATCTGTTGATACTTCTAATTCATGCCAAAGAATCTTCCTCACGTCCAGTGGTAAATCACTTACTTCTCTGTATATATTCCTTGAGGAGGTGTCCATCAAATCCCCCATCATATCTCTCTCTAATTTCCTGGATGGAAATTCTGCATCCAACTCACAAGAAAGCCCCTTTCTAACTGTGACATCCATGGGAACTTCCATCCAGTCCCCAGATATTTTCCTTGATGTAGGCTCTATAAAAGACTCGTCTTTAGACATCTTCAAATAATGGGTTTCCAAAGAGGTATCCAgcaatttgtcttttgtcatctTCCTGCAGGCAACATCTAAAGAAACATCAAGCTCTTCTGTGGACATTTTGTGAAGTGGAACAACAGCTTCTACTTCTTTACTCAAAGGATTTGCAATGGAGGGTTCCGGAGGTTGCTCAGTTTCATCATGATAGAGCTTTTGAGTGGAAGCATCAACAGTTGGACTATGGAACATTTTGCTGAGAGGAGGTGAAGTCATATACTCTGTGTCTGAGAAGAGCTCTTGGGAGTCTCTATTAGTGAGAGAAAAGAATGGGAGAATAAGGAGAGGACGAAACAGAACAGattcatttaaatcattaaaaacaaagtggCCACTAAAGATTGTGGGTGAGGAGACTCACTGTTTCTTTAGAGTTTTCAGGAGAAAGTTTTCTTCCTCATCAAAGCAAGAGTAAGGGGCCCGGATGGGGATGAGAAGGTCAGGGTCAGAAGAGATCATGGCAGACGACGGCTGAGTAACGACACCAGAACGACGTGGCCGACATATGGTGGATCCCTGTGTTCGAGGAGAACGCTTCAGTGGTGGAACTGGAACTGGAGGACAGCCAAAAGTGTTATTACTCCAGTTTTCCATGGCTCAGATcatagaaaacaacaaaatatgttaccATAATTACACAGACGACACAGAAACTTATTTAACAATACCACCTGGGGACTACGGTCCAATACAAGCAGTAAGTCATATGCAGTGAGGAAATCAATGACTGGAAGCaccaacattttcttcaaataaagaaagaaaaaaacgaaattGTTGTTGATGGAGCCAAGGAAGAACGTTTAAAGTTAGCACCCAGCTTCAGACAGTAATATAGCCCCATTAAAACAATTACGAAGTCAGCCTACTATGacctaaagaatatatcaaggattAAAGGACTTATGTCTCAGCCAGATTTTGAAAAACttgtccatgcattcatcttcagcagactcGACTACTGCAACAGTGTCCTCACAGGTCCCTCTCAAAagtcaatcagacagctgcagtaaATTCAGAATGCTGCTGCTCGAGTCCTCACTAAGACCAAAAGAGTAGGTCATATTACTCCAGTCCTCAGCTCTgtacactggcttcctgtttgtcaaagtcagaactaaacatggaggggcagcgttcagtttctatagtccacatatctggaacaaactcccacaAAACTGCAACTCTCAATTCATCTTAAACCAAGACTGAAGACTTCTGTTTTTCcactgcctttcagtaaataaactattaATACATTTCTTGTACGGCACTGCAACTTTTATTCCCTGTCCTATTCTTCTttagcatgtttttattttctctttttattgattgtattttaatgtcattttatatgtttttcttcccgATGCGTTTCgggttttatgtaaagcactttgaattgccttgttgtagaaatgtgctatacaaataacttgccttgccttgcctccAGACAGACAGCGGTGTAATGAAATAATTACTTTATACACCTAGTTTTCAATTTTACAGTTCTGGTGACACAGCAAAATGAATCTGCATGACTTTTTTATATGTGTTTCTAAAAGCCTTGCTGGGCTGGTTGGTAGTTGGTGAGCAAACCACTAACATGCTAGTCAGTGGTAAATGTGCTCATGCTATTCAATCGCAATCAGTGAATGGTTTGATCAAAGTGGAAAAATTACTCATGTCGCCTTCCGTGGCTCTAACAGTCAGATGATTGAACACCTTGTGGACACTCATAGAGGTCCAA is drawn from Scophthalmus maximus strain ysfricsl-2021 chromosome 8, ASM2237912v1, whole genome shotgun sequence and contains these coding sequences:
- the stim2a gene encoding stromal interaction molecule 2, with translation MLPLSPLLLLVLPAAIFVAAQGAGDLQGVSLHSGAAGFDPSDPCMVVSPPCMSEADRYSLEALQSIHHVMDDDQDGGIEVEESVEFIIEDMKQQQTNKHSNLHREDQHITIEELWRGWKSSEVHNWTQDEVLRWLKEFVELPQYERNFKDFKVNGNTLPRIAANEPSFLSVQLRVQDQRDKQKLNIKALDVVLFGSPTRPHNYMKDLLLIVSVVMGVGGCWFATAQNKASKVHISKMMKDLESLQTAEQSLIDLQEQLMRAQEEKRNVAEEKQNLEVKMRDEIMGAQWEAHRLHELRQGAVTELSRLRYAEEELVQVRGALKQVEKDMQASWTSSEVLQQWLQLTHEVEVQYYNVKKQSAVQQLATAKEEAEKIKKKRSSVLGTLHVAHSSSLDQVDHKILQAKNALSEVTACLRERLHRWQQIERLCGFPLIRNSGLANLTAKLYSDSIALALPRVPQQSCSCHSSVHGSIEDLLEESPPPILPQMPVPVPPLKRSPRTQGSTICRPRRSGVVTQPSSAMISSDPDLLIPIRAPYSCFDEEENFLLKTLKKQDSQELFSDTEYMTSPPLSKMFHSPTVDASTQKLYHDETEQPPEPSIANPLSKEVEAVVPLHKMSTEELDVSLDVACRKMTKDKLLDTSLETHYLKMSKDESFIEPTSRKISGDWMEVPMDVTVRKGLSCELDAEFPSRKLERDMMGDLMDTSSRNIYREVSDLPLDVRKILWHELEVSTDQQAPRKISRDMMEASFDSTSRKIGRDDAEHRSDSVSRRITRDSMGISLDTGSRKLTRNKGECQLDSSVRALAMDKMVETTRAPRRISRDEMEHSTDTASLKMLPRDTFDALMDTSPSTERQEFGLEPSANRRMLRDELESSAGSLRRRIPRMPRDDSSMDNPTGKIWDTVDVPAEMPKQAALKEEFGASESNSSPGRFGQPDLMVTSQVPWTSSDLFPVGPLSQLVYDGILEKACNSSTPNLPQSRPPAEVEPPLPPPRVAIPSLTSPPEAREQKNKDREKSRKSLKLKNLFKKKNESTPEKPPSGLQKL